The Mus musculus strain C57BL/6J chromosome 2, GRCm38.p6 C57BL/6J genome has a window encoding:
- the Ywhab gene encoding 14-3-3 protein beta/alpha isoform X1, with product MTMDKSELVQKAKLAEQAERYDDMAAAMKAVTEQGHELSNEERNLLSVAYKNVVGARRSSWRVISSIEQKTERNEKKQQMGKEYREKIEAELQDICNDVLELLDKYLILNATQAESKVFYLKMKGDYFRYLSEVASGENKQTTVSNSQQAYQEAFEISKKEMQPTHPIRLGLALNFSVFYYEILNSPEKACSLAKTAFDEAIAELDTLNEESYKDSTLIMQLLRDNLTLWTSENQGDEGDAGEGEN from the exons ATGACCATGGATAAGAGTGAGCTGGTACAGAAAGCCAAACTGGCTGAGCAGGCTGAGCGCTATGATGACATGGCTGCAGCTATGAAGGCCGTAACAGAGCAGGGACACGAACTCTCCAATGAAGAGAGGAATCTACTCTCTGTTGCCTACAAGAACGTGGTAGGTGCCCGCCGCTCTTCCTGGCGTGTCATCTCCAGCATCGAACAGAAAACCGAGAGGAATGAGAAGAAGcagcagatgggcaaagagtaCCGTGAGAAGATCGAGGCGGAGCTGCAGGACATCTGCAACGATGTGCTG GAGCTGTTGGACAAATATCTCATTCTCAATGCCACCCAGGCAGAAAGCAAAGTGTTCTACTTAAAAATGAAAGGAGACTACTTTAGGTATCTTTCTGAAGTTGCATCCggagaaaataaacaaa CCACGGTGTCCAACTCCCAGCAGGCTTACCAAGAAGCATTTGAAATCAGCAAGAAAGAAATGCAGCCTACACACCCGATTCGCCTCGGCCTGGCGCTGAATTTCTCAGTCTTTTACTATGAGATTCTAAACTCTCCTGAAAAGGCCTGCAGCCTGGCCAAAACG GCATTTGATGAGGCGATTGCTGAGTTGGACACCCTGAATGAAGAGTCTTACAAAGACAGCACCCTGATCATGCAGCTGCTCAGGGACAATCTCACC cTGTGGACGTCAGAAAACCAGGGGGATGAAGGAGatgctggagagggagagaactaA